The Zymomonas mobilis subsp. mobilis ATCC 10988 genomic sequence GGCCGGAGGCTGGCCCATTGTCGCATGGGCTCATGGAACGGTGGGTGTCTCGAATAACTGCGCCCCATCGCGTAACCCTTGGTCGGAACGCAATAGCCGCTATCTGTCCGAATGGATGAAACGAGGCTTTGCGATTGTCGCAACCGATTATCAAGGTTTAGGAACGTCTCTCCCCCATCCTTATTTGAATACAAGGGCTGAGGCTTATGGTCTGTTGGATGCTGTAAGAGCGGCAATCTCTTCCGCAGCCCCTTTGGAAAACAAAATAATGATTGTGGGGCAATCCCAAGGCGGAGGGGCGGCATTTGCTTCCGCAGCCTTTGCCCCCGAATATGCACCAGAATTGAATATTCGAGGCATTGTGGCGACGGGCACCCCCTATATGACACCCGAACTTTTAAAACAGATTACAAAGCCATCAGACAATATGGCCTATAATCCAATGGTGGTATATTCTCTTTACCTCGCGCAAGGCTTTGCTGGCTATCATCCCAGTTTTAAGCCCAGTGAGATTTTTACAGCTCGGGCGATGCCTGCTTATCATGCTGCCGCCAAAATTTGTGTAGGGCCATTAGCCGCCAAGGTTAAAAAAGAAGGTCTGACTTTCGATAATTCTCTTAAACCCGATTTTTCTGAAAAAATTGCCCCCGCCTTAGCGGCAATGCAGTATCCGACGATGAAGCTTAAATACCCACTGTTCACTGGGACGGGTGAGCTTGACAAGGATGTGCCTCCAGCTTTGCAATTAGCTTTAGTGAAAGCGGCCTGCGCGGCAGGAACTACCGTTGAAGCGCATCTTTATAAAGGTTTAGATCATAGCCAGACCGTTAATGCGTCTCTGCCGGATTCGGCTGTGTTCACAAATGCCGTTATGTCGGGAAAAATAATCACTTCTCAATGCGGGGCGGTTCCTCAGTAATTGAGACGGATTTTTCTGAATATATCGGAATTAGGGGATTTGCGATTAGATTAGAAATAGAAAAGAGCCGTATAACGCCAGGGCTTAAAGTAAGTGATACGCTATGTCAGGTCATTCGAAATCGCTCAATTTTTCTGCCTTTTCCGATAGTTTAATCATCGTCTGTAAGGATAGGATAGCATCAGTGCCATCCTATCCTTGATTGGTGGATCAATTTTTATGGCTGTTTGAATCGATTTTAAAATCGGGACGCCATCGATAAAAAAGATCAAGACCTGTTTGCAAAGCCGCATAGGGCTGATCTGTTATATCGGATGGATTACGAGGCAAAATCTTTGAAGCGGCTTTCATCTTTTGTTGTTTCTCTTGTAATATTCCAAGAAAATCGGAGGTCGTTTTCTGGTCATATTGAGTGGCGACGGATTCTAGCCCCAAAGCGATAGGAAAGCCTTCTTCCATTGCCACCGCATGGGGCGATGACGGTGCCAGAAAACGGGCATGATGCCATGATCGTCCTATTTCACGTCCAAGCGTAAATGTTAGATAAGCCCGAGCTTGCGGTCGTCTCATATCATGTAACCATCCTCGCCGTTCGGGGATATAGAGGAGTGAACCACTTGATCGCGCTTCGGCCAAGGCCTCCTCATCGATAAATTGGGGTGTTTCCACAATATTGAGTGCTTGAAAAGGGGGCGACCCAAAGCGACGCACTAGATGGTCAAGCACTAAGAGGGTTTCTTTACTGATGGTATCCAAAGCCTGCCCGTGATTTTTACGGAATGTAAAGGTTATGGGGATAGGGGCTGATTTTGGATGTCGCCAAAGAAGCTGTTTCTTTTCTACCCCTTTTACGGCGATGATCAGCGGATCAAGGGGGGCGTTATCAGCTGTGGCTTCAAGGATATGTTGTCCATCATGAATTTGCTCTGTCGAGGATATCCCGCTAGTATAGAGACGGAAGTCGGATGGTGCAGAGATTTTTATGTCGATCACGACACGTCCAGCCGAATCATTTAAAGCCGAGCGAGACGGATCATCAACTGGCAACGGCCTTGATGGTAAATGATAGCGAAAGCGTTCATTTGTCTCTGCAAGCTCGCGTTTGCGATCATAATTCAAGCGCGGGAAGGCATTATTGTCCAATATGACAACATCCCGACCTATCGGCCATGCAAAAGCACCATCAACAAAACCCTGCCATCTCGAATGAAGCATAAAATCGATGGTTGTTTTTTCTCCAGCGGCCAAGGGATGATCGAACCGATAGATTTGAACCCGTTCCTGATGATCGTCATGGTGGAGAGAAAGACCCAGCGATTTATTGGCCAGTTTTAGGCGGCTATTTTCAGGGATATTAACGAGAATAGCCGTGATCGGCTTTGAATCGGGATTGGAAACAGTCCATTTTCCTTGGGTCGTCAATAATCCTTTCGCGGGATTGACTGAAGTTGCCAGTGCCATTTCTGTGATGAGTGGTCGCGGTTGGTTCCGCCATTGGCCATAAAGCTGTTCATATAGCGCTTGATCACGATAGTCTTCTTGCAAGCTCTGGGTATCGTTCACTTCATATAAGTCGCGATATATCGTGGCACCGGCTGTCAGCGTTACTATAAGCATGGCTGCTATGCTGGTGAGCGCTGGCCACTTTATGGTGATGTGACAGATCCGAATATAGAGGGGCTTTTGTTCGCCTCGAAGGTCTATATGGGAGGCCAAAACAACGATGATGCCGACTATTCCAAGCCACCAAGCTGCATAAAGCAGATGCCGCCATGTGTCGGCATCAAGCACTGAAAAAGCCGAAAAAATCATCGGCTGTGGCACGCCAAAAAGTGCTAGCCTTTCATTGATCGTGCCGGTTTCGTGCATGGCGATCCCGCCCCATAAAAGGATCAGGGGTAGTCCTTGCGCGAACAGCTTCTTATGCGTCAGAAGGTCAAGCGCCAGCGTTAAGATGCCGAATTCGATCAGCGGGAGAAAAAGATGTAAAAAAATCGAACGGATAAAATGCTGTGGTTCAGTTTCCAAGAAACCATTCGAAAATTGGAAAATGATAATCGACAGGCTTGGTAAGAGAGAGAATAATAGCGCCATATAAATAATAGCGATGAGCCGTCCGCCGATCAGGACGTTTCCGGGGACGCTTGTCGCCGATATCAGGGACAACATTTTGCTCTCTCTGTCGCGTGCGGCAATTTCGCCCGCAAAATAAATCATCGCCATGGCGAGTATCATGTAAAGCGAAGGCTGGACGACGGTAAATAAATATTGGGCATAAGGGCGCATCTGGTTTTCGGGTAGCGCGTAGGCTGATTCAGCGCCCCATGCACTGGTGAGACCGAGCACAACCAAAGCGGCGACAATGACCCGAAAAACAGGTAATCGGATTGTGGCTGACCAGTGAATAGAGGCCAGATGGAGAAGAAGGCCAAGTCGGCTATCGCTTTTGATATACAATAGCTGTCTCGGGGTATGTTTCCGGTGAGAAGATGACGGCGATGATTTCCGTCCTTTATTGAGCATATCTTCCAATCTGAAGCTGGCAGCTCCCCATATCAAAAAAATTGCCCCTATGGTGATCCAAATTATTCTGTTGCTGATAAGGATCATACTGGGACTAAGAAAATGGGCTGTTCTTTCAGGCATAGACCAAAATAAGGCCTGCGCATCTAGCGTTTGTTTCCCTATTGGGTCGATCAATTCAACCCATGTGTGATGGCCTGCTGAGGCTTTGAAACTGACAAAGAATAAGGTGAATACCGCCATACTTAAAAGCGCAAAGCCGTAGCAAAATAGTAAGCGGCCTGAACGCGCTGCCAAGGCAAAATGAATACTGCCATAGATAAAACAGGCGGGTAGAACCCATATGATGGTCGCCCAGCCAATATGATTCCAGAGGGTGAAATGGCCAAACATTTGCCCGCCACCGAGAGCATGGGCGATCCATGGTATGACAATAATCGTGACAGGAACGCTCATCATAACCATGACGGTTATGACCATGCCTGCCATATATTTTCCCCAGAAATAGCCCTCTTTGGAAATGGGTGCCGTATAGACAAGGGGTGCCATTTTGGTTCTGATATCCCGCAGCAGGGGAGCGGCCATCAACAAAGGCCCCAGAACCGCCACCCAAAAAGCCGAATACATGCCCCAATAATAAATGACAAAGCTGCCGTTATGCGGCACGCCGCCGCCGCCAAGATCGGATGTATCAGCACCAAGAAGTGCCGAGGCGGTATAGCAGACCAATACAACCATCAGTAGCCATGGCACCCATGAACGCAAGCGTCGGCTTAATTCGTCTGAAAAAAGGCTCCAAAACATCAGTTTCTCCTGTCATTCTTTTGCAGAACGGCGAGAAAATAAGCGTCCTCTAAATCGGGTGTTTTGGGTGTAAAACCTTCTGCTGGTTGGGTTTCCGACTGAATGACAACCAGATGTAATCCCCGATGTATTCTACGGAAAACAAGCTGTCCGCTTTTGGAAATTTGGTCAGCCCTTTCCCGATCGACCAAGGCTTGCCAAAGCTGCCCCGATAATGACGCGGTTAATTTCTCGGGGTCCCCTTCCGCCATAATCCGACCTTGGTTGATAACCGCAATCCGGCGACAAAGATTGCTAACATCTTCGATAATATGGGTTGAAAGGATGATGGCGGTATTCTCGCCAATATTGGCAAGAATCTGATTAAATCTGTTCCTTTCTGCGGGGTCTAGGCCTGCTGTTGGTTCATCCACTATCAGTAATTTGGGATGGCCGAGCAGGGCTTGCGCGACGCCGAAACGTTGACGCATCCCGCCCGAATAATCACTAACCGGTCTGTTTTTAGCCGCATCGAGATTGACCATTTCGAGTAATGTTCCGATCTGATGCTCTCTTTCAACGGCGTTCGAGATGCCTTTGAGACGGGCAAAATAATGAAGCAGCTCTTCTGCACTGGCACCCGGATATGTCCCGAAATCCTGAGGGAGATATCCCAGTTTTGCGCGCATCTCTCGAGGGGACGCGAGCGCATCTATTTCTCCCAGATGGATGCTGCCCCTATCAGGGCGTTGCAAGGTCGCGATAATACTCATTAAAGTCGATTTGCCGGCACCATTAGGCCCCAGCAGTCCGAAAATACCTGAAGGCACATTGAGTGAAACATTGTTCAATGCATGAACGGGATTTTTGCCGGGGTAGATTTTACTTACCCCAGACAATCTAAGCATTGATTTGTCTTTTTCTAGTTGAGGCAATATAATCCTCCAATGTTTCAAGTTTTATTTGATATTTTTGTTTAGGTTAATTTTAATTGTGTATTCCACATATTATAATAATATGATTTATTCTTGATCAAATCTTCGTGACAGCCTTCCTCTATTATAGATCCTCTGTCTAAGACGATGATCTTGTCGGCTGCTGTGAGTGTATTTAGTCGATGGGCAACCATGATAACCGTCTTGCCTTTTATCAAGCTGCTGATGGCTTTTTGAACAGCATATTCCGATTCAGAATCCAAAGAGGCCGTCGGTTCATCGAGAATGATAATCGGGGTATTTTTAAGTATGGCGCGGGCGATAGATATTCTCTGGCGTTCGCCCCCCGATAAAGATGACCCGACTTCCCCGACTAAGGTATCGTATCCTTGGGGAAGTGAACAAATGAAGTCATGGATATTGGCTGATTGGGCTGCGTGAATTAGCTCTTCTTCTGTGGCTTCGGGGCGACCCATTAAAATATTGGCGCGGATCGTATCGTTAAAAAGCCAGACATCTTGATAAACAATAGATAAAAGGCTGGATAACTGGCTTTGTGTCAGAGAGCGGATATCAACCCCGCCAATTTTGATTTCGCCTTTGGTCGGGTCTGCAAAACGGGCGATCAACTGAACCAGTGTCGTTTTTCCACAGCCGGAAGAACCCACTACACCCGTCAGAGATTCTGACGGTAACGCCAGATCAATATCGTGAAGAACAACCGGTGAGTCCGGATATTCAAACGTGACCTGATTAAAGTTGATGTCGAATTTTTGAGGAATGGCCTGCGGTTGGAGCTGGGGTAAGCCCTTGCTATTCAGAATATTCTTAATTCTTTGGAGTGAGATCTCTGCGATTTCAAATAATTTACTGATCGCCGCGATCGTATTGAGCGGTTCGATAATATGAACCGCGATAATAACCAAAGCGACTGTTTTCGGAATATTTAAACTGTGTTTTTGGGCAAGACAGCCTGCAAAAGCGATCAGAATCACAAGGGCGAGTTGCACAATAAACTGACAGAGTGAAATATAACTGGCTGATGATTTGTTGCCGTGGCTTTGGATATCTTGTTGGTCATGAAAAACGGCCTCCAGACGAGGCGATTTCGCGCCAGCTTGCGATGTGGCTTTGAAAACCGCGATTCCTTTGACATATTCGATAATACGGGAGGCACTTTCTGCATCGGCTCTGTCAAGATCGGCTGAACTACTATTGTAGATAGCCTGTATTTTATACAAAATCGGCAGCATGGCGATCAGCGAAACCGCCAGAATTAGTCCCATTCTGTAATCGAACAAGGTTATGGCGACCCATAACAAAATGGGTAACGAAACAACTTCAACAAAAATATTGGCTAAGGATGACAGGGCATTGGCGGCATTCATGACATTGCTGCCCATGATTTCAGAGAGGTCGCCGACATCTTTTTCTCTTAATTGCAATAAAGGCATTTTGTATAAAGCCTCGGCGAGACGAATTCTTTGTTCGCCGATGACGCATGGCCAATATTGGTAATTAAAATTCATGCTTTTGAGGCGGAAAAAGACTTCAACAACAATAGTTGCCGCATAAAAGCCGACCCATGACCATATTTCAGTATTCGGCTTGTCGTGGCATATCGCCATCATCAACGGCACCAGAACCGCATAGGATGCCACCTGAATAAGTGTCGCGATTATTGTATAGACAAGGGATCGCCGGAAATAACGGGCATAGCTTCCTGCAATCTCCATCATCAATTTATAAATTTTCACGAGAGGCCTCCGGAATCTTTCTTGCCTTTATCGAGATGCCAATGGCTGCTTTCTTGATAATGCTGCCATATTTCGGCATATTTCCCTTGTTTTTGTAGTAATTCGGCATGTCGTCCGCCTTCGACGATATGGCCTTTTTCCATCACCAAAATCTGATCCGCATCCATGATTGTCGCCAGTCGATGGGCAATCACGATGACGGTCTTGTGCTGGGACAGCGTTTTTAAGGCCATTTGGATTTTGGCTTCACTTTCGGGGTCAACCCATGCGGTCGGTTCATCCAGAATGACAATCGAGGCTTTGGAAAGTAAGGCTCTTGCAATTGTAATCCGTTGTCTTTGGCCACCAGACAGACGGTTGCCACCATCGCCGACTTGGGTTTGGTAGCCTTCTTCCAGCTTGAGAATGAAGTCTTCGGCCTGTGCCATCTGAGCGGCTTTCTTGATCTGCTCATCACTGGCTTTGGGGTAGGCTAGCGCGATATTCTCGGCGACACTCCCTGAAACGAGAAAAGGTTCCTGAAAAACAAACGCAATATGCTGTAATAAAAGCTGACTGTTGATATCGCGGATATCAATATTACCAAGCCGGATTGATCCGCTGGTCACGTCCCAAAAACGGGGAATAAGGCGCGCAACTGTCGATTTTCCTGAACCTGAAGCCCCCACCAAGGCGCAGACTGTTTTTTCGGGAACAACAAAACTGATATCATCCAAGGCGGGTTTTCGCGCGTCATTGTTATAGCTAAAGCGCACATGGTCGAATGTAATATCAAATTGGTGCGGAATCTGGGAATGCGCCGGTTCAGGCAAGGGCTTCATATCCAGTAAT encodes the following:
- a CDS encoding ABC transporter ATP-binding protein, with the translated sequence MLRLSGVSKIYPGKNPVHALNNVSLNVPSGIFGLLGPNGAGKSTLMSIIATLQRPDRGSIHLGEIDALASPREMRAKLGYLPQDFGTYPGASAEELLHYFARLKGISNAVEREHQIGTLLEMVNLDAAKNRPVSDYSGGMRQRFGVAQALLGHPKLLIVDEPTAGLDPAERNRFNQILANIGENTAIILSTHIIEDVSNLCRRIAVINQGRIMAEGDPEKLTASLSGQLWQALVDRERADQISKSGQLVFRRIHRGLHLVVIQSETQPAEGFTPKTPDLEDAYFLAVLQKNDRRN
- a CDS encoding ABC transporter permease, yielding MFWSLFSDELSRRLRSWVPWLLMVVLVCYTASALLGADTSDLGGGGVPHNGSFVIYYWGMYSAFWVAVLGPLLMAAPLLRDIRTKMAPLVYTAPISKEGYFWGKYMAGMVITVMVMMSVPVTIIVIPWIAHALGGGQMFGHFTLWNHIGWATIIWVLPACFIYGSIHFALAARSGRLLFCYGFALLSMAVFTLFFVSFKASAGHHTWVELIDPIGKQTLDAQALFWSMPERTAHFLSPSMILISNRIIWITIGAIFLIWGAASFRLEDMLNKGRKSSPSSSHRKHTPRQLLYIKSDSRLGLLLHLASIHWSATIRLPVFRVIVAALVVLGLTSAWGAESAYALPENQMRPYAQYLFTVVQPSLYMILAMAMIYFAGEIAARDRESKMLSLISATSVPGNVLIGGRLIAIIYMALLFSLLPSLSIIIFQFSNGFLETEPQHFIRSIFLHLFLPLIEFGILTLALDLLTHKKLFAQGLPLILLWGGIAMHETGTINERLALFGVPQPMIFSAFSVLDADTWRHLLYAAWWLGIVGIIVVLASHIDLRGEQKPLYIRICHITIKWPALTSIAAMLIVTLTAGATIYRDLYEVNDTQSLQEDYRDQALYEQLYGQWRNQPRPLITEMALATSVNPAKGLLTTQGKWTVSNPDSKPITAILVNIPENSRLKLANKSLGLSLHHDDHQERVQIYRFDHPLAAGEKTTIDFMLHSRWQGFVDGAFAWPIGRDVVILDNNAFPRLNYDRKRELAETNERFRYHLPSRPLPVDDPSRSALNDSAGRVVIDIKISAPSDFRLYTSGISSTEQIHDGQHILEATADNAPLDPLIIAVKGVEKKQLLWRHPKSAPIPITFTFRKNHGQALDTISKETLLVLDHLVRRFGSPPFQALNIVETPQFIDEEALAEARSSGSLLYIPERRGWLHDMRRPQARAYLTFTLGREIGRSWHHARFLAPSSPHAVAMEEGFPIALGLESVATQYDQKTTSDFLGILQEKQQKMKAASKILPRNPSDITDQPYAALQTGLDLFYRWRPDFKIDSNSHKN
- a CDS encoding alpha/beta hydrolase gives rise to the protein MPFSYSIYKKLRIFVGISCCFVAIPGYTALAKMKQMPGFVTASSFLPKAYSLPGAGRSLRITYLSTNGVTGQGLVPVTAEVILPAGKAPAGGWPIVAWAHGTVGVSNNCAPSRNPWSERNSRYLSEWMKRGFAIVATDYQGLGTSLPHPYLNTRAEAYGLLDAVRAAISSAAPLENKIMIVGQSQGGGAAFASAAFAPEYAPELNIRGIVATGTPYMTPELLKQITKPSDNMAYNPMVVYSLYLAQGFAGYHPSFKPSEIFTARAMPAYHAAAKICVGPLAAKVKKEGLTFDNSLKPDFSEKIAPALAAMQYPTMKLKYPLFTGTGELDKDVPPALQLALVKAACAAGTTVEAHLYKGLDHSQTVNASLPDSAVFTNAVMSGKIITSQCGAVPQ
- a CDS encoding ABC transporter ATP-binding protein; this encodes MKIYKLMMEIAGSYARYFRRSLVYTIIATLIQVASYAVLVPLMMAICHDKPNTEIWSWVGFYAATIVVEVFFRLKSMNFNYQYWPCVIGEQRIRLAEALYKMPLLQLREKDVGDLSEIMGSNVMNAANALSSLANIFVEVVSLPILLWVAITLFDYRMGLILAVSLIAMLPILYKIQAIYNSSSADLDRADAESASRIIEYVKGIAVFKATSQAGAKSPRLEAVFHDQQDIQSHGNKSSASYISLCQFIVQLALVILIAFAGCLAQKHSLNIPKTVALVIIAVHIIEPLNTIAAISKLFEIAEISLQRIKNILNSKGLPQLQPQAIPQKFDINFNQVTFEYPDSPVVLHDIDLALPSESLTGVVGSSGCGKTTLVQLIARFADPTKGEIKIGGVDIRSLTQSQLSSLLSIVYQDVWLFNDTIRANILMGRPEATEEELIHAAQSANIHDFICSLPQGYDTLVGEVGSSLSGGERQRISIARAILKNTPIIILDEPTASLDSESEYAVQKAISSLIKGKTVIMVAHRLNTLTAADKIIVLDRGSIIEEGCHEDLIKNKSYYYNMWNTQLKLT